The proteins below are encoded in one region of Stieleria sp. JC731:
- a CDS encoding sulfatase-like hydrolase/transferase has translation MNQLYRQFFSVVAFFIASLVSLTTHADGKPNILFIFADDQCFDTIAALGNQEVETPNLDRLVRRGTVFTHAYNMGSWSGAVCVSSRMMLNSGRFVWDAEPLYKDAEKERQAGRWWGEYMKDAGYQTYMTGKWHCRASAEKSFDIVRDVRGGMPQQTQDGYNRPRIDEKSGEVIDPWSPSDPKFGGYWKGGTHWSEVVANHSCDFLEEAKSNDDPFFMYLAFNAPHDPRQSPAEYVAKYPLDSVAVPANFQPEYPYAEAMAAGKGLRDERLAPFPRTELAIKTNRQEYFAIITHMDVMIGRILDALAESGKEENTWIFFTADHGLACGQHGLMGKQNLYDHSVRVPLIVVGPDVAAGNKIAEPVYLQDIMPSTLQLANVDKPDHVQFNSLLPILKGEESKYESIYGAYLDRQRSIRTDQYKLIVYPAAPAIRLYDVAADPLEMKDLSQDPAMKETAESLFGELAKLQREMKDSLDLGDFERYAMQ, from the coding sequence ATGAACCAACTCTATCGACAGTTCTTCTCCGTCGTCGCTTTCTTCATCGCGAGCCTCGTCTCGCTGACAACGCACGCTGACGGAAAGCCCAATATCCTTTTTATCTTTGCCGATGACCAGTGCTTCGACACGATTGCGGCGTTGGGCAATCAGGAAGTCGAAACGCCTAATTTGGATCGGCTGGTGCGTCGTGGCACCGTGTTTACTCATGCCTACAACATGGGGTCGTGGAGTGGGGCCGTTTGTGTTTCCAGTCGCATGATGCTGAACTCCGGACGATTTGTATGGGATGCCGAACCTCTTTACAAAGACGCGGAAAAAGAACGCCAGGCAGGACGATGGTGGGGCGAATACATGAAGGACGCTGGTTACCAAACCTACATGACCGGCAAATGGCACTGCCGCGCGAGTGCCGAAAAGTCATTTGACATCGTGCGTGATGTTCGTGGCGGAATGCCTCAGCAAACCCAGGACGGATACAACCGACCTCGCATCGATGAAAAGTCGGGTGAAGTGATCGATCCATGGTCACCAAGCGATCCAAAGTTTGGTGGCTATTGGAAGGGTGGCACCCACTGGAGCGAAGTCGTCGCGAATCACTCCTGTGATTTTCTGGAAGAGGCCAAATCAAACGATGATCCGTTCTTCATGTATCTGGCCTTTAATGCGCCACATGATCCACGGCAATCACCAGCCGAATACGTCGCTAAGTATCCTCTTGATAGCGTCGCCGTCCCGGCAAACTTTCAGCCCGAGTACCCCTATGCAGAAGCGATGGCTGCTGGCAAAGGACTACGCGATGAAAGACTTGCTCCGTTCCCAAGAACTGAATTGGCGATCAAGACAAATCGGCAGGAGTACTTTGCGATCATCACACACATGGACGTGATGATTGGACGAATTTTGGATGCACTTGCCGAGTCCGGCAAAGAGGAAAACACGTGGATTTTCTTCACCGCTGATCACGGTTTGGCTTGCGGACAACACGGGTTAATGGGCAAGCAGAATCTCTACGACCACAGTGTCCGAGTTCCTTTGATTGTTGTCGGTCCGGATGTCGCCGCCGGGAACAAGATTGCCGAGCCTGTCTATTTGCAAGACATCATGCCATCAACATTGCAGCTTGCGAATGTTGACAAGCCTGACCACGTTCAGTTCAACAGTCTGTTGCCGATCCTGAAAGGTGAAGAAAGCAAGTACGAATCAATTTATGGTGCGTACCTTGATCGACAACGCAGTATTCGCACCGATCAATATAAACTGATCGTCTATCCGGCCGCCCCCGCGATTCGCCTGTACGATGTCGCGGCAGATCCTTTGGAAATGAAGGATTTGAGTCAAGACCCAGCAATGAAAGAGACAGCGGAGTCGCTGTTTGGAGAGCTAGCCAAACTTCAGCGGGAAATGAAAGACAGTTTGGACCTCGGAGATTTCGAGCGATACGCGATGCAATAG
- a CDS encoding flotillin family protein, which yields MVVGPDKAIVRTGRGAMRVATGEGMMVFPVIHRYELMDLSLKSFEISRQGSEGLICRDNIRADIKVAFFIRVDSSIEQIKEVAASIGAKRCSEIDTLRELFDAKFSEALKTVGKQFDFVELYEERDKFKAEILKVIGTDLNGYCLDDAAIDYLEQTPLSMLSPNNILDAEGIKKITELTAAEKVKENQFTRDKEKTLKKQDVEAEETILALERQRVEAVEKQKREISEITAREQASAKKVQEEQRLESERARIATEEEIGVATQNKDRQVLVAQRNKEKTDAVELERVNRDRDLEATERLRVVGVAEVEKEKAIETERRNIQEVIRERVAVERAVVEEQERIKDTEEIAKAERAKKVQITAAEMKAEEELIRQTKLAQAEKESSELLAEKVRIEAEARRDAAEKETAAAKMLAEGEAAQSAAKGLAEARVQEAKAVSLEKEGCAEATVLERKAVAEAKGIEAKATAVEKQGMAEANVDLEKYRAEATGITEKAEAMKVLDSVGKDHEEFKLRLNKEKDVEIAAIDAQRGIAESQAGVVGEALKAARIDIVGGDGEFFEQITSAVKGGKAIDRFVYNSRVATDIKDTFFDGNAEYFKDQLSSLISQFNLDTDGVKDLSIAALIAKMMGMAGTEDVRSQLTSLLGMAGTANIADHKAGRVLNATATSNSGKKA from the coding sequence ATGGTCGTGGGTCCCGACAAAGCGATTGTTCGGACCGGACGAGGCGCCATGCGTGTGGCGACCGGCGAAGGGATGATGGTTTTCCCAGTCATCCATCGCTATGAGTTGATGGATCTGTCGCTGAAAAGCTTTGAAATCAGCCGACAGGGAAGTGAAGGTTTGATCTGCCGCGACAACATCCGCGCGGACATCAAAGTCGCATTCTTCATTCGCGTTGACAGTTCGATCGAACAGATCAAAGAAGTCGCCGCATCGATCGGTGCCAAACGCTGTTCAGAAATCGACACACTGCGTGAACTGTTCGATGCAAAGTTTTCCGAAGCATTGAAAACGGTCGGTAAACAGTTTGACTTTGTCGAGCTGTACGAAGAACGAGATAAATTCAAAGCTGAAATCTTGAAAGTCATCGGCACCGACTTGAACGGTTACTGCCTCGATGACGCGGCGATCGACTATCTGGAACAAACGCCGCTAAGCATGTTGTCGCCGAACAACATTCTTGACGCCGAAGGTATCAAGAAGATTACCGAGCTGACCGCGGCCGAAAAGGTTAAAGAAAACCAGTTCACTCGCGACAAAGAAAAAACACTCAAGAAACAAGACGTCGAAGCGGAAGAAACGATCCTTGCCCTTGAACGTCAACGCGTCGAAGCCGTCGAAAAACAAAAACGCGAGATCTCTGAAATCACCGCTCGCGAACAAGCATCTGCGAAGAAAGTACAGGAAGAGCAACGTTTGGAATCCGAACGTGCACGTATCGCGACCGAAGAAGAAATCGGCGTCGCGACACAAAACAAAGATCGACAGGTCCTGGTTGCCCAGCGAAACAAAGAAAAGACCGACGCTGTCGAACTGGAACGTGTCAACCGCGATCGTGACCTGGAAGCGACGGAACGATTGCGTGTCGTCGGTGTCGCCGAAGTCGAAAAAGAAAAGGCGATCGAAACCGAACGCCGCAACATTCAAGAAGTCATTCGCGAACGTGTGGCCGTCGAACGAGCCGTTGTCGAAGAACAAGAGCGGATCAAAGACACCGAAGAAATCGCCAAAGCAGAACGTGCAAAGAAGGTTCAAATCACCGCGGCCGAAATGAAAGCCGAGGAAGAACTAATCCGTCAAACCAAGCTTGCGCAGGCGGAAAAAGAATCCAGCGAATTGCTGGCCGAAAAGGTTCGCATCGAAGCGGAAGCACGTCGCGATGCGGCGGAGAAAGAAACCGCCGCTGCAAAGATGCTAGCCGAAGGCGAAGCCGCACAATCGGCAGCCAAGGGCTTGGCCGAAGCTCGCGTGCAAGAAGCCAAAGCCGTCAGCTTGGAAAAAGAAGGTTGCGCCGAAGCGACCGTCCTGGAACGCAAAGCCGTTGCCGAAGCCAAGGGCATCGAAGCCAAAGCGACCGCCGTCGAAAAGCAAGGTATGGCCGAAGCCAACGTCGACTTGGAAAAGTATCGTGCCGAAGCGACCGGTATCACCGAGAAAGCCGAAGCGATGAAAGTCCTCGACAGCGTCGGGAAAGACCACGAAGAATTCAAGCTGCGTCTCAACAAGGAAAAGGATGTCGAGATCGCCGCGATCGATGCCCAACGCGGGATCGCCGAAAGCCAAGCCGGTGTTGTCGGCGAAGCACTCAAGGCTGCCCGAATCGATATCGTCGGTGGCGACGGAGAGTTCTTCGAACAGATCACCTCAGCCGTCAAGGGCGGCAAAGCGATCGACCGCTTTGTCTATAACAGCCGAGTGGCGACGGACATTAAAGACACGTTCTTTGATGGAAATGCGGAGTACTTCAAAGACCAACTTAGCAGCTTGATCAGCCAGTTCAATTTGGACACCGATGGCGTGAAAGATCTGTCAATTGCTGCCCTCATCGCCAAAATGATGGGCATGGCGGGAACCGAAGATGTTCGGTCGCAACTGACCAGTTTGCTAGGTATGGCCGGAACCGCAAACATCGCCGACCACAAGGCAGGTCGCGTACTGAACGCTACCGCGACCAGCAACAGCGGCAAAAAGGCATAA
- a CDS encoding site-2 protease family protein, translating to MGQNPNLIEFERSQQFRSYPYRPVAVWHQRLNLGTYFRIGVHVHWSFALLVAYIGYAGFQDGLVGTLFSIAVLLGMFFCVTLHEYGHALMARRFGIETLDITLFPIGGVARLMKIPRVPWQEFLVAVAGPAVNVAILVVLFTIWILLPDTVLPSPWLIFSSEVAEAQFAEAFNSLSWKGYMIAMIMVNSVLILFNMIPAFPMDGGRVLRSVLAMLLEYRKATRIASNIGIVCAVLMAIFAIQYQAYPAGLVAIFICYAGITEARHVDVVEPLRGYSVAEGMIVEPPTLLASMPLEQLIEWTKRSVTRCIPVVDEANFTVGMITISDVVDARRRNLDPATTCGELARHDIPVLPPYEALDSLVPTLPPRYRQFPVTDFDGRLLGLLDLDSVQDRLGLQDPHDGDSSTSEAGEPIPLI from the coding sequence GTGGGACAGAATCCAAACTTGATCGAGTTCGAACGGTCTCAACAATTCCGATCATACCCGTATAGGCCGGTCGCCGTGTGGCACCAACGACTTAACCTGGGAACATACTTTCGCATCGGCGTCCATGTGCATTGGTCGTTTGCACTGCTGGTTGCCTACATTGGCTACGCAGGGTTTCAAGATGGCTTGGTCGGAACGCTGTTTAGTATTGCGGTTTTGCTGGGGATGTTTTTTTGCGTGACGCTACATGAGTACGGTCATGCCCTGATGGCGCGGCGGTTCGGCATTGAAACGCTGGACATCACGCTGTTCCCAATTGGCGGTGTCGCCCGCCTGATGAAAATTCCTCGTGTGCCATGGCAAGAGTTTCTGGTTGCGGTTGCGGGACCGGCGGTCAACGTTGCGATCCTTGTCGTCTTATTCACGATCTGGATTTTGTTGCCCGACACGGTGCTGCCTTCGCCGTGGCTGATCTTTTCCAGCGAAGTCGCCGAGGCGCAATTTGCCGAAGCCTTCAACTCGCTGTCGTGGAAGGGCTACATGATCGCGATGATCATGGTCAATTCGGTGCTGATTCTCTTCAACATGATTCCCGCGTTTCCCATGGATGGCGGACGGGTTTTGCGAAGCGTCCTAGCGATGTTGTTGGAATACCGAAAAGCGACAAGGATCGCATCCAACATCGGAATCGTCTGCGCCGTGTTGATGGCCATCTTTGCCATTCAATACCAAGCCTATCCGGCTGGCCTCGTTGCAATATTCATTTGTTATGCGGGAATTACCGAAGCTCGCCATGTAGACGTTGTCGAACCGTTACGTGGCTACAGCGTCGCTGAAGGCATGATCGTCGAACCGCCAACCTTGTTGGCCTCGATGCCATTGGAACAGTTGATCGAATGGACAAAGCGATCGGTCACACGCTGTATCCCGGTTGTTGACGAAGCCAACTTTACCGTCGGTATGATAACGATCTCGGATGTCGTGGATGCCCGAAGGCGTAATCTTGACCCGGCAACGACGTGTGGCGAATTGGCCAGACATGACATCCCGGTACTGCCACCGTACGAAGCCCTGGATTCACTCGTTCCGACGCTTCCGCCCCGTTATCGCCAATTCCCAGTCACCGATTTTGATGGACGTCTTCTCGGTCTGCTGGATCTAGATTCGGTCCAAGATCGGCTTGGCTTGCAAGATCCTCACGATGGCGATTCTTCGACTTCCGAAGCGGGCGAACCGATTCCGTTGATTTGA
- a CDS encoding OB-fold-containig protein, with amino-acid sequence MTPKGVIAVEEAFKEFLDRMFVGPVWPASVMVCLLVLYALVAVIGLIDLGLDGDVDMDGSFDAGPDLDVAPDLDGIDMDAPGGDVDLGDFEITQGGLTGLMTGVGAMTLRLTNFGRVPLVIWFGVFTIVFWAVSYGLWYGLDSAKYAPTLLPTLLFTIRNGVIAIVATKLATEPLVGKFDPQPGYDKDRLLGGSCEISSLTATTSFGQAKFRTNAAPLLLNVRTTGAEIPKGTVVRIVDFDPSRRIYTVTEIKPENQT; translated from the coding sequence ATGACTCCTAAAGGCGTGATTGCTGTGGAAGAGGCATTCAAAGAATTTTTAGATCGGATGTTCGTCGGTCCCGTTTGGCCTGCGTCGGTAATGGTCTGTCTGCTCGTGCTTTACGCACTCGTCGCAGTGATCGGCCTGATCGATTTGGGTCTCGATGGCGATGTCGACATGGACGGATCGTTCGATGCCGGCCCTGATCTGGATGTTGCGCCGGATTTAGATGGCATCGATATGGACGCTCCCGGAGGCGACGTCGACTTGGGTGACTTTGAAATCACACAAGGCGGTTTGACCGGGTTGATGACAGGCGTTGGGGCGATGACGTTACGTCTGACCAACTTCGGTCGCGTCCCATTGGTCATCTGGTTTGGCGTCTTCACGATCGTCTTTTGGGCAGTCTCATACGGGCTTTGGTATGGACTCGATTCGGCCAAGTATGCCCCGACATTGCTACCGACGTTGCTGTTCACGATCCGCAATGGTGTGATCGCGATCGTCGCAACGAAATTGGCGACGGAGCCTTTGGTTGGCAAATTTGATCCCCAACCGGGATATGACAAAGACCGGCTGTTGGGAGGGAGTTGTGAAATTTCCTCATTAACGGCAACCACGTCGTTTGGGCAAGCTAAGTTTCGGACGAATGCTGCGCCTTTGCTGCTAAATGTCCGTACAACCGGAGCAGAGATTCCGAAAGGAACGGTGGTACGGATTGTAGACTTTGATCCTTCACGACGCATTTACACCGTCACTGAAATCAAACCGGAGAACCAAACGTGA
- a CDS encoding DNA repair ATPase yields the protein MTDSQLAAGTYEVLRNRLRDAANDLRTRLASLNESRAEVFGNIETKLLATERVTTEHNCIPRDLVSVGDQFLFGYNVQFGLKTEIELADVFSAYQFSDGQFHEKPLDVISDARFLNDFAELYRFYKGTSFSRFFRVGPMLHMVFQVGKTERDIKSFKWRVSPDRLEYIDNRSEHEVKNPPQHEFRWTKTNRDQHRYGEHPHISIDDIVFVETVGGDLTIKVENNTGSGEGIYAEPVDNPDQKLDDAEIHYVILGHLVLLRMKPYQEDTTRYLVYNSKIQQVVRVDEIAEACVMLPGDQGLIFPGGYYLQTGEYKRFETGLSDMRFQRTIASSNGEDFLYLFYSPQSGTYVQLRYNLIRQSVDTPLICHGQTFFERGEMVCFRTHEEAQKHHAIQIWQTPFTGPNFVPDNQTDSLLFKIGNKEIVRGMAECSELLQLIDKDDSYEGLYVDLNKKSNDILDSYFWIDKEETHHLNEPLAKIREAASAAVEEFEKVVRVRKQTNERTNKVESDIEALVKKIERQRFDSIDHFVDALAELRSQRGHALGLKELRYVDSELVEKLEQTTAERSERLSRRCVDFLLTPGSLDPYIERIESAKAQVDEVKTVTESKELAEKIDAAAAQLEMLTETVSNLRIDDATKRTEIIDAIGDVFASVNRVRSALKARTKELVGVEGRAEFASQLKLLEQTTSGYLDVCDSPERCDEYLTKVMVQLEELEGKFAEFDDFIEQLAVRREEVYAAFESRKVQLVEKRNRRAESLSSAADRILKGIDNRVRSMESADDIAAYFAGDLMVEKVRDIIGQLQELDDAVRVEDLQSRLKTIREDSVRQLKDRQDLYEDGGDIIRLGNQRFAVNTQPLDLTTVLRNDALCLHLTGTQYFRALENEALEAARDLWHQELISENRHVYRAEFLAVELFDKLNDQREAAPELDEITAAWVQSKIGGRFDEGYAKGVHDHDAALILKAVVEIDQQIGLLSHAPDVRSASLFWFDKLLDPETRRGMMDWIEGFANLAKAYPHAKPAEQFRAKLSQLATDDQSIWGPLFPADVSPQAIAYYLFDQLTFSPEKPIASGRASDLMQKFCDSVPEIDREKLLATALKSNKADPVRSFVLARNWADAFLTGVSTENNIDPASFYRNELAWLILNGGAEKFQITEAPVSQSVEGLVGSHDNIASGSLVVHYHELLRRVRNYIGDVVPRYRMLNQTKSRLVDEARDDMRLDEFKPRVLTSFVRNRLLDEVYLPLIGDNLAKQMGSAGENKRTDRMGLLLLISPPGYGKTTLMEYVANRLGLVFMKINGPAIGHQVTSLDPAEAPNAAAKEEVERLNLALEMGDNVMLYVDDIQHTHPEFLQKFISLCDATRKIEGVSNGKTRTYDLRGRRVAVVMAGNPYTESGERFQVPDMLSNRADVYNLGEIIGDSAEAFEMSYLENCLTSNSTLAPLSTAAPEDARAIIRAAERDSIEGIELQSNLSSDQTRDMFEVMRKLLRVRDVVLRVNRAYIRSAAQADAYRTEPPFKLQGSYRNMNRIAEKVAAVMNDQELQTLIVATYEQDSQTLTTDNEANVLKFKELMGILSPEDQERWDSIKYAFVESVRMQGLDSEDQAGQLMRQLASMRDGLESIRQVISKAIAASGQGREERMDARMDLLRQSLSASADQVAQTLRSTGEQLEKINHQQATAELPEQKVLVQHKVPRVLADLIKGQFHLMQEWLRPILSESLDNGKDLQRLKEQLDLMQTNYQEIEKTFDSASGDETSIEDYPSEPGQ from the coding sequence ATGACCGACTCCCAACTGGCCGCAGGTACTTATGAAGTCCTGCGAAACCGACTTCGCGACGCCGCCAACGATCTTCGGACTCGATTGGCATCGCTTAACGAATCACGGGCGGAAGTTTTCGGTAATATCGAAACGAAATTGCTCGCGACCGAGCGTGTCACGACGGAACACAATTGCATTCCGCGTGACCTTGTTTCCGTCGGCGACCAGTTCCTTTTCGGATACAACGTTCAGTTCGGTTTAAAGACCGAAATTGAACTCGCAGACGTATTCTCCGCGTATCAATTTTCCGATGGCCAGTTCCACGAGAAGCCACTCGATGTTATCAGCGATGCGAGGTTTTTAAATGACTTCGCGGAACTGTACCGATTCTATAAAGGCACGTCGTTTTCGCGTTTCTTTCGTGTCGGACCGATGCTACACATGGTTTTCCAAGTCGGCAAAACGGAACGAGATATCAAGTCCTTCAAATGGCGAGTCTCCCCGGATCGCTTGGAGTACATTGACAATCGCAGCGAACATGAGGTCAAGAACCCGCCACAACACGAATTCCGCTGGACAAAGACAAACCGAGACCAACATCGCTACGGCGAACACCCGCACATTTCGATCGACGACATCGTCTTTGTCGAAACTGTCGGTGGCGATTTAACGATCAAGGTCGAAAACAATACCGGCAGCGGTGAAGGCATCTATGCCGAACCGGTCGACAATCCTGATCAAAAGCTCGATGACGCAGAAATCCACTACGTCATCTTGGGGCACTTGGTCTTGCTAAGGATGAAGCCGTATCAGGAAGACACGACTCGCTATCTGGTTTACAACTCCAAGATTCAGCAAGTTGTCCGAGTCGACGAGATCGCAGAAGCCTGCGTCATGCTCCCCGGCGACCAGGGTTTGATCTTCCCTGGGGGTTACTACCTACAAACCGGTGAGTACAAACGCTTTGAAACGGGCCTTAGCGACATGCGTTTTCAGCGCACCATCGCTTCGTCCAACGGTGAAGATTTCCTCTACTTGTTCTATTCACCTCAGTCGGGCACCTACGTCCAACTGCGATACAACTTGATTCGCCAATCGGTTGACACGCCGTTGATCTGCCACGGGCAAACCTTCTTCGAACGCGGCGAAATGGTTTGCTTCCGGACGCACGAGGAAGCTCAAAAACACCACGCGATCCAGATTTGGCAGACTCCGTTTACCGGCCCCAACTTCGTCCCGGATAATCAAACGGATTCGCTGCTATTCAAAATCGGAAACAAAGAAATCGTCCGCGGCATGGCCGAGTGCAGCGAACTGCTGCAGTTGATCGATAAGGATGACAGCTACGAAGGCCTGTACGTCGACCTGAATAAAAAATCGAACGACATCCTCGATAGCTATTTCTGGATCGACAAAGAGGAAACGCACCATTTAAACGAACCGCTCGCCAAAATCCGCGAAGCCGCTTCGGCAGCTGTCGAAGAATTTGAAAAGGTCGTCCGGGTCCGAAAACAAACAAACGAACGGACCAATAAAGTCGAGTCCGACATCGAGGCTTTGGTCAAGAAGATCGAACGCCAACGGTTCGATTCGATCGATCACTTTGTCGATGCGTTAGCAGAGCTTCGGTCCCAACGTGGCCACGCCCTTGGGCTTAAAGAGCTGCGTTATGTCGACTCCGAGCTTGTCGAAAAACTGGAACAGACAACGGCCGAACGCAGCGAACGACTCAGCCGACGCTGTGTGGACTTCCTGCTAACGCCTGGATCGCTGGATCCTTACATCGAGCGAATCGAATCGGCGAAAGCTCAAGTCGACGAAGTCAAAACGGTCACCGAATCGAAAGAGCTGGCCGAAAAGATTGACGCCGCAGCGGCTCAGCTGGAGATGCTGACCGAAACGGTTAGTAACCTACGAATCGATGACGCAACGAAACGGACCGAAATCATCGATGCGATCGGTGACGTTTTCGCATCGGTTAACCGTGTCCGCAGTGCGTTAAAGGCCCGTACAAAAGAGCTTGTCGGCGTTGAAGGTCGAGCGGAATTCGCCTCTCAATTGAAATTGCTTGAGCAAACGACATCTGGCTACCTCGATGTTTGCGATAGCCCTGAACGGTGCGACGAGTACTTGACGAAAGTCATGGTGCAGCTCGAAGAACTGGAAGGCAAATTCGCCGAGTTCGATGACTTTATCGAGCAGCTTGCCGTTCGACGCGAGGAAGTTTACGCGGCGTTCGAATCTCGCAAAGTTCAACTCGTTGAAAAACGCAACCGTCGTGCCGAATCACTGTCATCGGCTGCCGACCGTATCTTAAAAGGAATCGACAATCGCGTCCGATCAATGGAGTCTGCAGACGATATCGCTGCATACTTCGCTGGTGACTTGATGGTCGAAAAGGTTCGTGACATCATCGGCCAACTGCAAGAGCTTGATGATGCAGTCCGCGTCGAAGATCTGCAGAGCCGTCTGAAGACGATTCGCGAGGACTCGGTACGGCAACTAAAAGATCGCCAAGACCTTTACGAAGATGGCGGCGACATCATCCGACTGGGCAACCAGCGATTTGCCGTGAACACGCAACCGCTCGATTTGACAACCGTTCTCCGAAACGACGCGTTGTGTTTGCACCTCACCGGTACGCAATATTTTCGTGCCTTGGAAAACGAAGCCCTAGAAGCGGCTCGCGACCTTTGGCATCAAGAGCTGATCAGTGAAAACCGACATGTCTATCGCGCCGAATTTTTGGCGGTCGAACTGTTTGACAAGTTGAACGATCAGCGTGAAGCCGCACCTGAGCTCGACGAAATTACGGCGGCGTGGGTTCAATCAAAAATCGGTGGGCGTTTTGACGAAGGTTACGCCAAAGGTGTTCACGATCATGATGCGGCTCTGATCCTAAAGGCGGTTGTTGAGATCGATCAGCAAATCGGCCTACTATCGCATGCGCCCGACGTTCGATCGGCCTCGCTGTTCTGGTTCGACAAATTATTAGATCCCGAAACGCGTCGCGGCATGATGGATTGGATCGAGGGCTTCGCGAATCTCGCCAAGGCCTATCCACATGCCAAACCCGCTGAACAGTTTCGAGCCAAACTTTCGCAATTGGCAACAGACGACCAATCGATTTGGGGACCGTTGTTCCCAGCCGATGTCAGTCCGCAAGCGATCGCGTACTATCTATTCGACCAATTGACGTTTTCGCCAGAAAAGCCAATCGCCAGCGGACGAGCATCAGACTTGATGCAGAAGTTCTGTGATTCGGTCCCAGAAATTGATCGTGAAAAACTTCTCGCGACCGCACTGAAGAGCAACAAAGCTGATCCGGTACGCTCCTTTGTTCTAGCGCGGAACTGGGCCGACGCATTTCTTACGGGAGTATCGACAGAGAATAACATTGATCCGGCAAGCTTTTACCGCAACGAACTTGCTTGGCTCATTCTCAATGGCGGTGCCGAAAAGTTTCAGATAACGGAGGCACCGGTTTCTCAGTCGGTCGAAGGCCTCGTTGGCAGCCACGACAACATTGCCAGCGGCAGCTTGGTCGTTCATTACCACGAGCTTTTACGGCGAGTTCGCAACTACATCGGTGATGTCGTTCCTCGTTATCGGATGCTCAACCAAACAAAAAGTCGTCTTGTGGACGAAGCCCGTGATGATATGCGATTGGATGAGTTCAAACCGCGAGTCCTGACAAGCTTTGTACGAAACCGGTTGTTGGACGAAGTCTACTTGCCGCTGATCGGCGACAACCTCGCAAAACAGATGGGATCGGCGGGTGAAAACAAACGTACCGACCGAATGGGTTTGCTGCTGCTCATTTCACCGCCAGGCTACGGCAAGACGACATTGATGGAATACGTCGCAAATCGCCTTGGCTTAGTCTTCATGAAGATCAACGGCCCTGCGATTGGCCATCAAGTCACCTCACTTGATCCGGCAGAAGCTCCCAACGCGGCAGCCAAAGAAGAAGTCGAGCGGCTGAATCTCGCACTAGAGATGGGCGACAACGTGATGCTGTATGTCGATGACATCCAACACACACATCCGGAGTTCTTGCAAAAGTTCATCTCGCTCTGTGACGCGACAAGAAAGATCGAAGGCGTCAGCAACGGCAAGACGCGGACATACGATCTTCGCGGACGACGGGTTGCCGTTGTCATGGCTGGTAACCCCTACACCGAAAGCGGCGAACGGTTCCAAGTTCCCGACATGCTTTCCAACCGGGCAGACGTTTACAACCTTGGCGAAATCATCGGGGATTCTGCCGAAGCGTTCGAAATGAGCTACCTGGAAAACTGTTTAACCAGCAATTCGACTCTGGCTCCACTGTCCACCGCAGCACCCGAAGACGCTCGTGCGATCATTCGGGCTGCCGAGCGTGACAGCATCGAAGGCATCGAATTGCAAAGTAATCTGTCCAGCGACCAAACTCGCGACATGTTCGAAGTAATGCGCAAATTGCTTCGGGTTCGCGATGTCGTCTTGCGTGTGAACCGTGCGTACATTCGCAGTGCTGCTCAGGCCGATGCCTATCGTACTGAGCCTCCATTCAAGCTGCAGGGAAGTTATCGGAACATGAACCGCATCGCCGAAAAAGTGGCGGCGGTGATGAACGACCAAGAATTGCAAACGTTGATTGTCGCAACCTACGAACAAGACTCGCAGACGCTGACCACGGACAACGAAGCAAACGTCCTGAAGTTCAAAGAACTGATGGGTATCCTTTCGCCTGAAGACCAAGAGCGTTGGGACAGCATTAAATATGCCTTTGTCGAAAGTGTCCGAATGCAGGGGCTCGATAGCGAAGACCAGGCCGGTCAATTGATGCGGCAACTGGCATCAATGCGTGACGGTCTTGAATCGATTCGTCAGGTGATCTCCAAAGCGATCGCGGCATCGGGACAGGGTCGTGAAGAACGCATGGATGCACGTATGGATTTGCTTCGACAAAGTCTGTCGGCGTCCGCTGACCAAGTCGCTCAAACGCTTCGGTCCACCGGCGAACAACTGGAAAAAATCAATCACCAGCAAGCCACCGCTGAACTGCCAGAACAAAAAGTGCTTGTCCAGCACAAGGTTCCGCGCGTGCTGGCCGACTTGATCAAGGGGCAGTTCCACCTGATGCAAGAATGGTTGCGCCCGATCCTGTCAGAATCGCTTGACAACGGTAAAGATTTGCAGCGTCTCAAAGAGCAACTTGATCTGATGCAGACCAACTACCAAGAGATCGAGAAGACGTTCGACTCGGCATCCGGTGACGAAACTAGCATCGAGGATTATCCGAGCGAACCTGGACAGTGA